In the genome of Syngnathoides biaculeatus isolate LvHL_M chromosome 14, ASM1980259v1, whole genome shotgun sequence, one region contains:
- the ifih1 gene encoding interferon-induced helicase C domain-containing protein 1 — protein sequence MSSDQNDLINENLIESFRPRLRVYVAVDPVLDHLHFFEHELKERVRQKARTDGDSAAVDVLVDAVLRKPHPKGWFQAFVDALSNAECKLAADYMRGKPPDAEVEDQNDNCMRMIDILAPSLVGMDTKEVCTHCLSHQLITRDDQDKILHLADNQGLRDAARELLKRILRCPPGWYSKFLQILLDTEHNDLYELLEGSTDNSTTAKDETERNDRVKEKVSEESSALNKDDCDNSIDLYQGDPPQDDATHKFSSLELLPPELCDSGAAAGGPDKVDIVLRKYQMDVAKPALEGKNIIICLPTGSGKTRIAVYVTREHLDHRRAEGKTGKVVILVNLVPLVEQHYATEFHRFLKHAYKVERVSGNSVLKISFTEIMKKNDIVICTAQILENYLERSVKGEDEGVHLKDITLIIIDECHHTNKGEVYNRVMMRYLRQKEKNRILKKDQKETVPLPQILGLTATLGVGGATKLKTAENNILQFCANLDASEIQTGNLEDNSNEPDKQIVLVANKEQDPFGDVIKRIMHNIQIDANLSPTCDLGSQNYEQWVVQSEQQAAKEGAQELRVCLKHLRWYNNALILSNTIRMCDAFSFLNKHHEEELKSKTSPDDEHVINITDTERVLFNLFQDNKEELQKLSENQANENYSLSKLRQSILYQFTTRDEARGIIFTKTRLSAIALSHWIQKNSKFADVGINVSYLIGGGDQSVVKPMTAAEQKDVLNRFRNGAVNLLVATSVAQEGLDIPACNFVICYGLVTNEIAMIQAQGRARAEDSSYIVIEVKGSGVTEKETVNEYRKDLMAKAIARIQALDPAEYINRIKEFQSEAIVRSKFRNRNKNIKPQDPSEVKLSCRQCSKIVCTCDDIQIIGDMHHVNVSSEFSELFIEKENNSQERLLEYEPHASIACKDCGQKWGTMMMYRGIPCPRLQVKNFVVTIKEKKFSKFTKWHELHMKFQPFDYIEHATRLAQWSDDEDV from the exons ATGTCGTCTGACCAGAACGACTTGATTAATGAGAATTTAATCGAAAGCTTTCGGCCGAGGCTCCGAGTCTACGTCGCGGTGGATCCGGTTCTGGACCACCTCCATTTCTTCGAACACGAACTGAAAGAACGCGTCCGACAAAAGGCCAGGACAGATGGCGACTCGGCGGCGGTGGACGTCCTCGTCGACGCCGTCCTGCGCAAGCCGCACCCGAAAGGCTGGTTCCAAGCCTTCGTGGACGCCTTGTCCAACGCCGAATGCAAACTAGCGGCCGACTACATGCGGGGGAAGCCGCCCGACGCCGAGGTGGAAGATCAAAACGACAACTGTATGCGAATGATTGACATCCTGGCGCCCAGTCTGGTGGGCATGGACACTAAAGAGGTGTGCACGCACTGTCTTTCGCACCAACTCATCACCAGAGATGACCAAGACAAA ATCCTGCACTTAGCAGACAATCAAGGACTCAGAGATGCGGCTCGTGAACTTCTGAAAAGAATTCTGAGGTGTCCCCCAGGATGGTACTCAAAATTTCTCCAAATTCTGCTTGATACTGAGCACAATGACTTGTATGAACTATTGGAAGGCTCCACTGACAACAGTACAACAG CAAAAGACGAGACTGAAAGAAATGACAGAGTCAAGGAGAAGGTTAGTGAAGAAAGTTCTGCTTTGAACAAGGACGATTGTGACAACTCCATAG ACCTGTACCAGGGTGACCCCCCGCAAGACGATGCCACACACAAGTTCAGCAGTTTAGAGCTTTTACCACCAG AACTGTGTGACTCGGGCGCAGCTGCTGGAGGCCCAGACAAAGTTGATATTGTTCTTAGAAAATATCAGATGGACGTGGCTAAACCTGCCTTAGAGGGGAAAAACATAATCATATGCCTACCAACTGGAAGTGGTAAAACCAGGATAGCGGTTTATGTTACCCGTGAACATCTGGACCACAGGAGAGCCGAGGGGAAAACCGGCAAAGTGGTCATCCTGGTGAACCTG GTTCCCCTTGTTGAGCAGCATTATGCCACAGAGTTCCATCGCTTTCTGAAGCACGCCTATAAAGTGGAAAGAGTCAGTGGAAACTCCGTGCTCAAAATTTCTTTCACAGAGATCATGAAGAAAAACGACATTGTCATTTGCACAGCCCAGATTCTGGAAAATTACTTGGAGAGGTCGGTCAAAGGGGAGGACGAGGGAGTGCATCTAAAGG ATATCACCCTGATTATAATAGACGAGTGCCATCACACTAACAAGGGTGAAGTCTATAACCGAGTGATGATGCGTTACCTGAGGCAGAAGGAGAAGAACAGGATATTGAAGAAGGACCAGAAGGAGACAGTTCCGCTACCTCAGATCCTAGGCCTTACTGCCACACTGGGGGTAGGCGGTGCCACGAAACTGAAGACAGCAGAGAATAACATTTTGCAG TTTTGTGCCAATTTGGATGCTTCTGAAATCCAGACTGGGAACCTTGAGGATAACAGCAATGAGCCAGATAAACAAATTGTTCTTGTTGCAAACAAAGAACAG GATCCATTTGGTGACGTAATCAAGAGAATTATGCACAATATTCAAATTGATGCCAATCTGAGCCCCACTTGTGATCTTGGTTCTCAAAACTATGAACAGTGGGTAGTACAATCCGAGCAACAAG CCGCCAAAGAGGGCGCTCAGGAATTGCGGGTTTGCCTGAAGCACCTTCGATGGTACAACAACGCCCTGATACTCAGCAACACCATTCGCATGTGTGATGCCTTCAGTTTCTTGAATAAACACCAtgaggaagagttgaagagtaAAACAAGCCCCGACGATGAGCACGTCATAAACATCACAGATACTGAGAGAGTCCTCTTCAATTTATTCCAAG ACAACAAAGAGGAGCTTCAGAAGCTTTCCGAGAACCAAGCCAATGAAAATTACAGCTTGTCAAAACTACGACAAAGTATTCTGTACCAGTTCACTACCAGGGATGAGGCCAGAGGTATCATTTTCACCAAAACCAGACTCAGTGCCATCGCTCTCAGTCACTGGATTCAAAAGAACTCCAAGTTTGCCGACGTCGGCATAAACGTGTCGTATCTCATCGGAGGTGGAGACCAGAGTGTTGTCAAACCGATGACCGCT GCAGAGCAAAAGGATGTTTTGAACAGATTCCGCAATGGCGCTGTCAACTTGCTGGTTGCCACCTCAGTTGCACAGGAAGGTTTGGACATACCAGCGTGCAACTTTGTCATCTGCTATGGCCTTGTGACCAATGAGATCGCGATGATACAA GCTCAAGGCAGAGCTCGAGCTGAGGACAGCAGTTACATCGTGATTGAGGTGAAAGGCTCTGGGGTGACTGAGAAGGAGACTGTCAATGAGTACCGCAAGGACCTAATGGCCAAAGCCATTGCCAGAATCCAAGCCTTAGATCCTGCAGAGTATATCAACAGG ATTAAAGAATTTCAAAGTGAGGCTATTGTTAGGAGCAAGTTCagaaatagaaacaaaaacataaagccaCAAGATCCGTCAGAGGTGAAGTTAAGTTGCCGACAATGCAGCAAGATCGTCTGCACTTGTGATGACATCCAGATCATTGGAGACATGCACCATGTCAATGTTTCATCAGAGTTTAG TGAACTTTTCATTGAGAAAGAAAACAATTCTCAAGAGCGTCTTCTTGAATATGAACCTCATGCCTCCATAGCATGCAAGGACTGTGGACAG AAATGGGGTACGATGATGATGTACCGAGGAATTCCGTGCCCCCGCTTGCAAGTGAAGAACTTTGTTGTGACAATCAAGGAAAAGAAGTTCAGCAAATTCACCAAGTGGCACGAGCTTCACATGAAGTTCCAGCCATTCGATTACATCGAGCACGCCACCCGCTTGGCTCAGTGGTCAGATGACGAAGACGTCTGA
- the fap gene encoding dipeptidyl peptidase 4 — MGCSKVLWVLLGAAVVITLITVTAVYFSKSDGPKRPFTLEDYFNDTIRWRAYNLYWISDNEYLHKTRDGSVFLHNVETNKESLYLSNSTFDQVDATDYLLSGDRKYVAFESNYTKQWRHSYTASYSIYDRSNLTFFANVSSPAEVQYFSWAPVGHKYAYVSDNNVFLKPDVTAEAVQVTHNGKKNEILNGVPDWVYEEEVFASNGALWWSSTARYLAYAEFNDTQVTKVEFSMYGSEQYPQTVAIPYPKAGSPLTKVKLFVVDTTNPSHRTQVLPPASVASGDHLLSSVTWVTDERVAVQWLPRKQNYVLVQIYDFDGSSWQEKQKFEQTSKTGWVGHYVPLPLFFAEDKLSFYKVLSDTSGYKHIHHIKDGKATPVTSGKWEVIYISKLTKDAIYFVSNEHQGVPVKRNLYKATIASGASSRQCLTCDFNKDRCQYNSAYLSTEASYYRMDCYGPGLPLYTLIDNRGPGATTLSTLEENKEIENILTQFQMPTMKYGTLKISGFDLWYQMMLPPNFKSSKQYPLLIDVYGGPCSQMVDYRFKLNWGTFLASTYGIIVAKFDGRGSGYQGDEIMHAIYRRLGTFEVEDQITAVRKFIDMGFIDKDRIAIWGWSYGGYVTSMALGAGTGLFKCGIAVAPVAKWQYYDAVYTERYMGTPTENSDSYKNSTVTARAKNFRGIKYLLVHGTADDNVHFQQAAQISKALVEEQVDFEAMWYTDKDHSLTGSAFHHTYTLMSHFLQKCLVNSK; from the exons ATG GGCTGCAGCAAGGTGCTATGGGTGCTGCTTGGGGCGGCTGTCGTCATCACGTTGATAACCGTGACGGCGGTTTACTTTAGCA aaTCAGATGGTCCCAAAAGGCCTTTCACCCTTGAAGACTACTTCAATGACACAATTAGGTGGAGAGCCTACAATCTGTATTGGATATCAG ATAATGAGTATCTGCACAAAACGAGAGATGGGAGCGTCTTCCTTCACAATGTGGAAACAAACAAGGAGTCACTATACTTGAGCAATTCAAccttt GATCAAGTGGACGCCACAGACTACCTGTTGTCAGGGGATCGTAAATATGTTGCATTTGAAAGCAATTACACAAAG CAATGGAGACACTCTTACACAGCCTCATACTCCATCTATGACCGGAGCAATTT gacattttttgcaaatgtgagtTCTCCAGCCGAGGTGCAGTACTTCAGCTGGGCTCCAGTGGGACACAAATAC GCTTACGTGTCGGACAACAACGTCTTTTTAAAACCTGATGTTACTGCTGAAGCTGTGCAAGTGACCCACAATGGGAAAAAGAATGAGATCCTGAATGGAGTGCCTGACTGGGTATATGAAG AGGAGGTGTTTGCATCAAACGGAGCATTGTGGTGGTCTTCAACTGCACGCTACTTGGCCTACGCTGAGTTTAATGACACGCAGGTTACCAAAGTGGAGTTCTCTATGTACGGATCGGAGCAGTACCCTCAAACTGTGGCGATTCCTTACCCAAAG GCTGGGTCACCTCTGACTAAAGTCAAACTGTTTGTGGTTGATACTACAAATCCATCCCACCGCACCCAGGTGCTCCCCCCTGCTTCTGTTGCATCTGG CGATCACCTTTTGAGCTCGGTCACCTGGGTCACAGACGAGCGCGTCGCAGTGCAGTGGCTccccaggaagcagaactacGTGCTCGTGCAGATCTACGACTTTGACGGAAGCAGCTGGCAAGAAAAACAG AAATTCGAGCAAACGAGCAAGACGGGCTGGGTCGGCCAT TATGTCCCATTGCCTCTTTTCTTTGCCGAAGATAAACTCAGTTTCTACAAAGTGCTAAGCGACACCAGTGGGTACAAACATATTCATCACATCAAAGAT GGCAAGGCGACACCTGTGACCTCGGGCAAGTGGGAAGTCATTTACATATCCAAGCTGACAAAAGATGCCAT ATATTTTGTCAGTAATGAACATCAGGGGGTGCCTGTGAAGAGAAATCTTTACAA GGCGACTATCGCAAGCGGAGCTTCCAGCCGTCAGTGCCTCACTTGCGACTTTAACAAAGACAGGTGTCAGTACAACTCGGCCTACCTCAGCACTGAGGCCTCGTACTACCGCATGGACTGCTACG GACCTGGTTTGCCCCTCTACACGCTCATTGACAACCGAGGCCCAGGTGCAACAA CGCTCTCCACTCTTGAAGAAAACAAGGAAATCGAAAACATTCTCACTCAATTCCAAATGCCAACAATGAAGTACGGCACCTTAAAAATTTCCGGATTTG ATCTTTGGTATCAGATGATGTTACCCCCTAATTTTAAATCATCCAAACAGTACCCACTTCTTATTGACGT GTACGGTGGCCCATGTAGTCAGATGGTAGACTATCGTTTCAAGTTGAACTGGGGCACCTTCCTGGCTAGCACCTACGGGATCATCGTCGCCAAATTTGACGGAAGAGGAAGCGGTTACCAAGGCGATGAGATCATGCACGCCATCTATCGGCGTCTCGGCACGTTTGAGGTGGAGGATCAGATCACGGCAGTCag AAAATTTATTGATATGGGTTTTATTGACAAAGACAGGATAGCCATATGGGGCTGG TCCTATGGCGGTTACGTCACCTCGATGGCCCTGGGTGCTGGAACTGGACTTTTTAAGTGCGGAATTGCAGTTGCCCCAGTCGCCAAGTGGCAATATTATG ATGCTGTGTACACCGAACGCTACATGGGCACACCGACAGAGAACTCAGACTCTTATAAG AATTCCACAGTAACCGCCAGAGCAAAGAATTTCAGGGGTATAAAGTATCTGCTAGTCCACGGCACAGCAGACG ACAATGTCCACTTCCAGCAGGCAGCGCAGATCTCCAAAGCTCTGGTGGAAGAGCAGGTGGACTTCGAGGCCATG TGGTACACAGACAAGGACCACTCTCTCACAGGTTCCGCCTTCCACCATACATACACCCtcatgagtcacttcctacagaaatgtcttgttaaTTCCAAataa